From Salmo salar unplaced genomic scaffold, Ssal_v3.1, whole genome shotgun sequence, the proteins below share one genomic window:
- the LOC123739255 gene encoding uncharacterized protein, with protein MLGSKNLVPVKILRDTGASESFVLESVLPFSAETDSGNSVLIRGIGLNNLSVPLHKLILDCGLVKGDVVVGVRPSLPIEGIDVILGNNLAGERVWPVVFPSLVVSTKPSIVGIPDESAQSFPAVFSAGAVTRSMSHGDPVPAPVNENTTKKSLTVFPVIPLSVFRSDLINAPRTDPTLEELRDQIVPVEQLGDVAHGYFLQEDVLMRKWESTEDGKTVRLADTVTSLGSCNTRSVHEDENVPGPDDCILQGRLKNSETLDILDSPFTQLPVDGRKELVGLIRKIPGLFSVTPTRCDGPECF; from the coding sequence ATGTTAGGAAGTAAGAACCTAGTGCCAGTGAAGATCCTACGAGACACAGGTGCCTCGGAATCGTTTGTGTTGGAATCTGTGTTACCtttctctgctgagactgattcTGGGAATAGTGTTCTAATTAGGGGAATAGGTTTGAACAATCTGTCAGTTCCATTGCATAAACTGATATTGGATTGTGGACTGGTGAAAGGTGACgttgttgtgggggtgcgtcCTTCGTTGCCTATTGAGGGTATCGACGTTATCCTTGGGAATAACTTGGCTGGTGAGCGTGTGTGGCCTGTCGTGTTTCCATCTCTAGTGGTTTCCACTAAACCGTCAATTGTAGGGATTCCTGATGAGAGTGCGCAGAGTTTCCCAGCGGTGTTCTCTGCGGGTGCAGTGACGCGGTCTATGAGCCATGGTGACCCGGTCCCTGCTCCGGTAAATGAGAATACCACAAAGAAGTCTCTCACTGTTTTCCCTGTTATCCCGTTATCTGTATTCCGCTCCGATCTAATCAATGCGCCACGGACTGACCCCACATTAGAAGAGTTGCGTGACCAAATTGTGCCTGTGGAACAGTTGGGAGATGTCGCACATGGTTATTTTCTCCAAGAGGATGTTCTGATGAGAAAGTGGGAGTCTACAGAGGATGGTAAAACTGTTCGTTTGGCTGATACCGTTACTTCCCTTGGTTCTTGTAATACTAGGTCTGTGCATGAGGACGAAAATGTTCCTGGTCCCGATGATTGCATACTGCAGGGTAGATTGAAAAATTCAGAGACACTGGATATTTTGGATAGCCCTTTTACTCAGCTACCTGTTGATGGGCGGAAAGAGCTGGTTGGTCTGATTCGGAAAATTCCAGGTTTGTTTTCTGTGACACCTACACGTTGTGACGGCCCTGAATGTTTCTGA